The Penaeus monodon isolate SGIC_2016 chromosome 6, NSTDA_Pmon_1, whole genome shotgun sequence genomic sequence AGGAATGAATgctaattaatatatttactttgcAGGTCTATCTTGCCAAAGATCATCTCTTGTGACTCCGGATCACCTTAGTCTTAGTGTTAGAACTTATCTGCCACTCAATGAGAACAGCATAGAAAGGACAGAAAGTATTGTCAAGGTTAGTACTGTTGGGTGATGTTTAGGTTCAGAGCTAAATGCTAACTCTGCCAGCGTAAATTGTTTCAACTAGAAGAAACTGAAGTTGGCTTGATGTCTTTCATATTAACCAGGCTCCAGAGCCTGTTTAATTTTGATGTCCTTGTATCTACATGATATAGATCTCGAAATAGGATGCATGAAAAATCAATGTTGAAGTACCATGTCATCAGATTGTAGTATACCTTAATGAATATTGCTCTTGttaatttaatatacaaatacattttcacTGAACTGTCACAACCCTTACAGAAATGGATTGCTGCAAGTAAGCCTATTGGTAGAAGAAACATGGACATGAAAGACCTCTTAGGGGAAGCCAACATTACTTTAGTCCCTGGTGAAGTCTACCCAGACACAGTTCATGTTATCACTTCTCGTCTAGATCTCCAAGAGGAAGGCAGTAAAGAGGAGCAGTTGTTATCAGTTGAACCTTGTTGTGGTACACATCTCCACAACAGTGGTCATATTGGTAACTTTGCAATTACTAGTATTGTAAGTTCTTATTCTTTTGAAAGAATTACTGTGATATTTGCTTAtttgatataaacatatagaaaggTCTAAATGGTTAGGAATCATTCATACAAGTGTTGAATTCTTCATGCAGAAAAGTGCGGGTGTTGGGATACGTAATATACGAGCTGTGTGTGGGGCAGCAGCTGGGAAAGCTTTACGAAATGCAACAGAAACGCAGGCACAACTCAAGGACTGGGAAAAGCAAGTGGAAATGGAACTGTCTACCGGTAATCATAAAAGGTGATACATACACGATTAATAATTTTGACTTGATGTATGATTTAAGCATTAACAGGGGATCTTGCAATCAAAGTAAGTGTTAAATAAATATTGTTAGTTTGCATCCACTCAGAGCCTCTGTCTTTGTTTATAGTTTGATCCTGTTTGATCTGTCATTTAATTGTAAGATGAATTAAAACAATATGACATAGTTAAAAGGTGATTAACTTTAAGAGAAAGGAATTTACATAACCAAAATATCATTTACCAGTAAATGATATAATGGCAGAACGGTGTGTCAGGAGTTGTTTTCTAAACAGTTTCCTGATgagtttttgtaatattttatatatacatggtttTCATGTGAGAAATAAAGTAAGATTAGGATATTTTTAGTGGTTTTGGCTTGctttgcatttgtatatgtacaaatcTAAATGATAAACATTAGAATCTTTAGGGTTTCAGGATAATTCTTTAACTAAGTTTTACCATAAATTGCAGAATAAGAAAGCTTGAGAAAGATCTTATAACGTGGcacaataaaaaggaagagataccGTTACCCTACTTACTTAGAGCACAAATTAACAACTCATTGGACAACATGACAAGAAGTCTTCGTAATTCACTGCGTGGTGATGTCAATAAGCAGGTTGGTGGAAAATAATAGTGTCACTTGCAACCACTGTCTATGTGCCTTTGTACTTGCTGATGGACATACTGCTGGATTCAATATGAGTAGAAGATTATTGTTGTAGGTACAGGATGAGTATGATGGATTCTGTAACTAAATTTCTTGCACTTCATGTTCACAATAAACTCAGTGTAATGGGATGTCATGTTTAGGGTCATAGTATATAGTCATTTGTGATGCTGCATTTCCCCTGTTTTGACTAAATGGCATTAGCTTTGTTGTATTTGGGAGCTATGTAAAATATACTTCAGTCTCTAAATAAGGCATCCTTCATATTGGCAGATGATTGAAGAGATGAAGGAACTCACTGAAGCACAGCCAGATGGACCAATCATCCATCTATTTAATACAGATTTTGGCACAAGCAAGGCAGTGCTCAGCAAAGCCACAAAAATTGCAAGCAAACGACCTATGCTTGTAATGGCTAAGGCTGAGGGTGGTGTTGTTGGCCGCTCAGTTGTACCTGAGGTAAGTCAATCTCTTTCACGCTTATATCACGTAAGGTCTAGAAgttgaatgaatatatattcttGCAAATAGTTAGTGGACCTGGGCaagttttttggttgttgttgctgttgttgaagatgataaaaagagaagagaaattcaGGATACAAGATAATGGAGATTCTCAAGGCCCCATTACACTAGTACTTTTTCTgtcaattttttgcatttttgcatGAATATGAGGCATTCCACAGTTATTACATGCAAGCAAACACCTCCCAGATGAAGATGGCATCAACTGTTTTCATCTGCCTAATTTCCATCTTGATGTTGTGCTATGGACGATCTATACTACTAGAATATTTCTATACGCAATGCAGATATCTCCTTTACATAACTTTCTTTAAAATAACTTGATGTGTATGAGTATGCTTAAGTGATTTGTGGACCACACTTGGATGGtgccatgtttgtttacatttgttaTATGTTTGCTACCTTGGTAGCAGTAATACTCTGTTTCATAGGGTCAGACTATTTGCATGGAAAGTtcatacagaaacacaaaaattgaCAGAAAAAGTGGTAATGTTACAGAGGCTTCAAAAAGCAGAAAAGGATACAtgctttatttctttaaaaacagGAAATGGTTGCTAATGGAGCCTCTGCAACTACTTGGCTAGAATGTGTAAGAGCAATCCTGGGAGGAAAGGCCTCTGCTCCAAAGGGTCAGGATCCACTACTTGTGTGCAATTTACGAAGTGCGAAGCTAAGAGATCCAGAAATGAGCAACAAACTTGAAGAAGCTCTTACATGTTCCAAAGTTTacattgagaaatatatataggttaCTGAAATGTCTTGattgaatataatttttattattaataaatatttgtcCTGATATTGTAACAATCCTAtcaaaaaatagaagtaaatacATCTATGGCCAAAACTTAACATTTGCATATACAGTGCAATAAGTTaacaaattatacacacacacacatcaatgtaTACCTGTAAAATAGGATGGcagtaaaagttttgttttgtcaatcaaataTATTAGCAAATAACGTTTGAATTTTCCTCAATATTCATTTCATCTTTCATGAATATACTAATATGGAAAAACTACCTAGTACAAATGGTTTTAACTATGGAGATTAGCATCAACTGCTAACAATATTAGCTACTTTAAAATGGCATTACTCAACTTTCCAACCTAGTCACCAAACACAAGCTACCTCTTTAAAGGCCATCTACACCCACATTCCATTAAAAACCATAAATAAGTGCCATCTCATAAAGTGCTACCCAAAACTACAGTGCCTCATTATCTTCATGGCCTTATGAACTAAAACAACCATTGAGCTctgaatattacaataaaatataaataatataattgcaatatattaaaaaaaactgaacaaaggCATCTACCTATGAAATCAATAATATTTAAAGAAGTAtcctgtatataatgtatatactaacaattttttcttccaataaaagaaacgggaaaactataagtatcattatccttaaataataagaaaacatatGGAAGGCTACATTGTAAGGCAATATATTGTGATGCATAAATCCATACCATACTAACAACTTCATACTCTACTGACTATGTCCCGGAGAAATGCAAGCACCTTCTGATATGATTCAGCATGTCTGtggaagataattatataaagccAATTAAGCCAACATATTGAAGTGATagaaagtagaagtagtagtaacaaaTATTGCCTACTAAAGGGACTGctataaatatttttggaaagCCTGGGagggtaatattaatattatacatataaagtaatattatacatgtatattaacattatatatgtatgtatactaaaactgtatatgtatattaatattatatatttatattaatatcatatattcataatattatgtatttatattaatattatatattcaaattaggGTCTCAAGGAATTAACAATACTTTAAactatactttaaaatataaagatcAAACAACTTGGAATGGAATTAAACAAAGAAAGGTTACAATACAAAATATACTGAAGCTACAATGATCAAGATTTTATGTACATACAGAGTCTTTAGTTTTGCAATCTGTAAATACCTTTGCCTGGTGTAactgaaaataaattattatatgaaaagtACTGAGTAAATATACATTGTAAATCACagctctacatacacacacacacacacacacacacacacatacacacacacacacacacacacacacacacacacacacacacacacacacacacacacacacacacacacacacacacacacactcacactcacactcactcactcactcactcactcactcactcactcactcactcacttactcactcactcactcactcactcactctctctctcatacatatgtgtacatacatgtctcTGCAAACACAAGCTTGCACACAAGCACCAAcataccaacaatatatatatgtgggatgaAATCTTGTATTTTAATTCACAACCTCCAGTGCAACAGCAAATACAtgatgtatctttatatatacacatctatgatATTTGACAAACCCTTGAAGTTCCTTCATACTGCTATAATATattccttgtatatttttttttctaattttcttttccagCTGTTTATATACTGGTATTTTTTAACCCCCACAAAAATGCAATTCTACACCAAATTTTCACTATAAGCAATTTTTACTGAATTGAAACTGTCTCATGCTGGTATGTCTAATAATAATCAAACAGCTGAgcatcaaaatagaaaaaaattaccaCTGCCATAAaaaaggagaggtaaaggggaagggaaagggaggatgagatacaggatgagaggggaggggggaaggggaaagggagggggaggtgaagggggatagggagggagggaaaagagagagagagggggggagaggaagagggaaaaagggagagagggagagagagagacaagagagaagagagagggaaggagaaggaggaggagaaagagagagggagagagaggagagagagagagagagagagagagagagagagagagagagagagagagagagagagagagagagagagagaagagagagatagagagagagagagagagagaagagagagagagagagagcgagagaagagagagagagagagggagaagagagaaagagagagagagagagagagagtgagatttgagaagaaagagaaagaacacaaaagaatgatgtatatattattataggggtACAAGAGATGATGTctctttatcaacatcattattatttagtttcaTACCTACTATGTAATCAATGATAGAAAGCACTCATATGATTAGTTCAGATAAACTAGGAGGTATAAGGAAATAAGTGAATGGAGAGATTTTTCAGTGCAGATGCCATATATTGtaatactattaattttatacttGCTATGTTCATTCACAAGTAGAAAACAGGGAGCTGATGGCAGAGGCACTCCTATGATTGGTTCAGGAAGATAAAGGGGTACCAAGGGAATGAGAGGATGGGGTGTTTGTAGGGGGGctctatatgatatacattatgaGAATTCTTATCTTATACTATACTTTTACATTACATTCAGGAACAAAACCAGAACCTGCTTATATGTGACTGGCTGAGGGAGACAAAGGTTATACAAGAAGTAGGGGAAatagggtgggtttgggtggatgTAGCTTGAAGAAACTATCTAAACAGTACCAGAATTATTCCCACATACTATCTTCCATTGACAAAAAATACAGGTAAATAACCTGCCAGTTTTTCAGAGGCTCTACTATATTGTGGCTATTTGTATCAACTTCACTTTTTCTaattatatactatgatatatccTACCATTTAGTTAATTTGAGGGGTTAATAACAACTTCCTTTTCCTCAATGATATCCCATGATATTCTTACCTTTTAGTCAATTTTAAGGGTTAACAACAACCTCCCTTTTCTCAATAATATACCACAATATATCCTACTGATTAGTTACAATTTTATCattccattttatcattatcattggtgaaGTTTGTAATACTGTACAATACATTTTCACTTATTGCTAAGGTTTCATGATAAATTTTGGCTATTTACCCCCTTAACATCTTGAgttacatgtattattatatgtctgtatttcaaataatgaagtggaaaaaaaaataataacaacaataataatacctgcAGCAACTCAGATGAGACTGTCCcagaacattttaaaatttctttcaggaaaacagaaagatagtagaaaggaaaaaatgcaaaaccaTAATGAAGTACCTATATGTATTCaactactttcttttttttactataaattaaGATATCATTAAATGTATCTCATTTCACTTGAACATGAATTTACTCACCTGTTTAAGGGTTTACATATGTCAACATGACAAGCATCTGCTTCATAAAATTCCCCAACTCCAGATGCTGAAAAATaggattatatttatcatattatcatatcattattagtagtattatcaacatcactatcatcatcttcatcattatcataattattattatcattatccttatcattactatcactattactattatcattattattaatatcattattgcatagATGCAATGACGATTTTCTAAATTCAATTTTACACTATAGAAATGAGTACTGATGAACCAGGCAGTATTCCAACATATTCAAATATTCCATGTTTACTTTTCTACCTATAGACAATATTACACATTTCATACTTCCATATTCTGGTGGGACAAAGAGGAGGTTGAGTCCTGTTGCTTTATGGTGTACTGGATGGGACTCATTAAGCGTCAGGACAGCTATGCCCTGAGTCTCTACCATGCGAAGAAAAGACTGATGGAGCTCTTGTAGTACTGGTGACTCTGTTAATGAATGGGGAGATAGGACAtgggtaagaaaaagaaaaagaaaaagaaagagagaaagaaaaaaaatatatatataatttcagataGTCTATTTGCAGTTTTAGTAGTTATTCTTGCAAATACATACCTTCTCTCATATCAAAGATTTCGGAGGAGGGTTTCAGTATGTGACGTAATATGCCACTGGTGACAGAGGAGGCAAGTGGTGAACCGTAGTGTGGTACACTGAAGAAAACAATACCTAAGGTGTGACTAGATAAATTCATTTTGGCATCAAAATTTGATGGGGCTCTAAGGCTTTCAGCATGATCCTCCAGTTTTGTAGATGAGTTGCCCTGCTGGCCCTGCAACAAACAATGCATTTATTTTGTGCatcatttaaaaaagataaaaacacaccacacacacacacacgcgcgcgcgtgcgcgggtgtgtgtgtgtgtgtgtgtgtgtgtgtgtgtgtgtgtgtgtgtgtgtgtgtgtgtgtgtgtgtgtgtgtgtgtgtgtgtgtgtgtgtgtgtgtgtgtgtatgtacatatatatatatatgtatatatatataatatatatatatatatatatatgtatatatatgtatatatgtatatatatgtatatatatgtatatatatgtatatatatgtatattatatatatgtatatatatgtatatatatgtatatatatgtatatatatgtataataatatgtatatatatgtatatatatattatatagtatatataattatatatagtatatatgatatagttatatatgtatatgtatatagtatatatgtatatatatattatatatatatagatatacatatatatataagataaaataatattataataaagtataataaaaatgaaaagatataaatattaaataaataagatagaaagaatatatatatatatatagttaataatatatgaataataagatagtatagtatacataaatatatataaattatagatgatattattatatatataatataatatattataaatatatatatacttaataatatatataagataatatatatatcatctatatatatatatatatattatattacatataataagaatatataataaatatatatattaatataatatactataaatattatatatattatatcatattataatattaatatatatatattatattatattaatatatataatatatatatatatatatgtatataatatatatatatatatatatatataattataatatatatatatatgtaatatatatatatatatatatatgtatatatgttatagtatatatatataatatatatatatatatataaattttacacacacacacacgtacacacacacacacacacacacacacacacacacacacacacacacactcacactctcacactcacaccacactcacactcacatatatatatttacatctatctatttatctaactatatacatatatacacacacacacagataaagagaTTCTCCATTTGTTATAAGCTCACCGCATCATTTATCAGCATATCCTTAACAATAAGACCACCCATCGAGTGAGTGATCCATACAACTGGTCGTTCTCCAACACCAGCAGCTTCTAAAGATTTTGCTATCTTTCTGCTGTGACTTGCTACAGTTCTGTAATGAGAAAATGGTTTCAATTAACATCGTAAACTACTCAGATAAGTACCAtagcatatgtaaaaaaaaaaaaaaaaaaaatacttaaaaagaaACCtagtcatataatataataccatatacaagtatctttaccttttcctttacttttagtACAATATGACTTCATGTTAAAATACCGTTTAGAAAATTACCCTAAAGCCTCTTCTGGACAACTGCTACCCCAGTGCCACCAGTTAGCTTCGTAATCCACAGCAAGAACCCTCACTGGCACATCAATGGAAGGAACCAGCCAGTCTAATGGCCAGCATGAAGTATAAAAGTTGTCTATGTCTGTAATAAATAGAAATTATTCACCCCAAAAAGACAATATACCCTATTTTTCCAATACGGGACTTGAAGGTAAGAGATTATGTTATACATCACTGATAACTTGTGATttcctttataattattataatttctagaattactgttattattctattattgctaatataattaccatcataGTTATACTCGTTAAGAAGCACCAACACATTCCCTCCCCCCGTACTCCAAGTTTTTAGATTTCTCTTTACCACCTACCTGACTCAAACTGCCCTGAGAGTATCTTTTGCCGTTGCTCTTGTGTTAAAAGAGGTTTCTTTCTCTCCTGATCATGCTGTCGCCATGTCAGTTCTGCTCCTCCTTGTATTCCATGAACCAATATGATATCTATTTCTGCATTTTCACTctggaaaaataataacatcaataaacatTTTGCTAAAGATCTTGCAGTCAAAGAAAGGCTATTTACTGAGTCAGTATATGCATTCCAAATAGTTACATATCTCTTATTTGAAGTTCCCCATTCACTGATATTTTTGCTTTCTTCTAACTAATACTCACTTGCATTACATCTGGCATGATGTATGGGTAGACACCTTCTTCATATATGATGTTCTTGCCAGTAACTTTGCTTTTCTCAGGTTTGAGGTTGTGCAGGCCTCTCCATGCTGGAAGGAAGACATCAGAAGCACTGTGCTCTCTGGAAGAAGTTAAAACATCCACTAACCCTGCAATTCAAGAATACATATTTCTAAATTAACAGGGGGAAATCAATCCACAAACctgcataaaaatacacacaattatGAACAAACCATCCATACTTACACATTGTAATATTtactgtaatatttataatactgtATCAAACGAGCATGGGCTAACTCTGAATGATGGGCCTCATACCTGTCTGGTAGAGTGGCTGGGGATCATCTGTAACAACTATTATGTTGGCAATGATTCTCAATACAAGAGGTGCTGCAGGAGAATTCTGCTCATCCATAACCTTCTTAAGGGTTGTCATCAGTGTCACATCTGTAGAAACTAGCAAAGACAAAGTAAATTCAACTGACTGAGCAAATACCTTTGGTGCTGAGTTGCTGGatctttactatttatttaatttatttcatttctaattCATATGTGTTGGGTCATTATCTGACTTCTATTTGTACAACAAATGCTATATCATTTAGTCTAAAAACAACTTTGACAAATCTctttgtaaaaacaaaacaaaaactctctctcttattgAAAATATATCTGTTCCAGCCCTGAGTATAGTCTATTGCAAAAACTATAAATAATCATACTAGCAAGGATTAGGTTAGTAATCCTCATTCTAACATTGAAGCACATAAAACCCAAGAACAAATGAGCAAGAACTGAAAAGTGCAAAGGTTGGAGAATATCATAAAAGAACAGGAAGGCAGAAAAGACGTCAAATATCAAAGGTCAATAACAtagacagaacagaaaaaaatattcataattattcaaCAAATCTAATCATGCATCTTCAACAACCATATTCTTTTAAACTTTATGGTTTCcattttagtataattgcaattcagtaaaagataaatatcaataagtagataaataaaaaaaatcatgcaaaaggATGATAACTCACAAAAAGGACACAGCATTGTACACTTATTAAGCTGAATAAAGAATACTGTCTTACTGCTATCTTAATCATCTATTACACTTTTAACTGTAAGCTGAATTATGTTAAATCTAGggtatataacaataaattaaatgCGTATTGGATGCACTGTAGTTTGTAGTTTAAAATCAATAAGATCTTAATTGTCAAGGCAATTACTCCATGAATGTAAACTtatactaagtatatatacttatatgtatgtatgtgcattttggTGTACAGTTGTtgtatataaattgcaaaaaatggtGGAAATAGAACAG encodes the following:
- the LOC119574198 gene encoding protein SERAC1-like isoform X3, whose product is MILFRTYQNMFRGAVIGNQVRKKQKESTPNVMEASQSHLFKEKSLIKNGETKQGEATILDIHERLQDLAHSCMPSCPTTSFYLERGKKICQQFLQANGFLKDNSELWMNEWMERTDWADGDEYWTKMPPLRPLAQPSYTSTLLAGLMALWYLSCSKDFCKGNFSTDVTLMTTLKKVMDEQNSPAAPLVLRIIANIIVVTDDPQPLYQTGLVDVLTSSREHSASDVFLPAWRGLHNLKPEKSKVTGKNIIYEEGVYPYIMPDVMQSENAEIDIILVHGIQGGAELTWRQHDQERKKPLLTQEQRQKILSGQFESDIDNFYTSCWPLDWLVPSIDVPVRVLAVDYEANWWHWGSSCPEEALGTVASHSRKIAKSLEAAGVGERPVVWITHSMGGLIVKDMLINDAGQQGNSSTKLEDHAESLRAPSNFDAKMNLSSHTLGIVFFSVPHYGSPLASSVTSGILRHILKPSSEIFDMREESPVLQELHQSFLRMVETQGIAVLTLNESHPVHHKATGLNLLFVPPEYGTSGVGEFYEADACHVDICKPLNRHAESYQKVLAFLRDIVSRV
- the LOC119574198 gene encoding protein SERAC1-like isoform X4 codes for the protein MDANRGAVIGNQVRKKQKESTPNVMEASQSHLFKEKSLIKNGETKQGEATILDIHERLQDLAHSCMPSCPTTSFYLERGKKICQQFLQANGFLKDNSELWMNEWMERTDWADGDEYWTKMPPLRPLAQPSYTSTLLAGLMALWYLSCSKDFCKGNFSTDVTLMTTLKKVMDEQNSPAAPLVLRIIANIIVVTDDPQPLYQTGLVDVLTSSREHSASDVFLPAWRGLHNLKPEKSKVTGKNIIYEEGVYPYIMPDVMQSENAEIDIILVHGIQGGAELTWRQHDQERKKPLLTQEQRQKILSGQFESDIDNFYTSCWPLDWLVPSIDVPVRVLAVDYEANWWHWGSSCPEEALGTVASHSRKIAKSLEAAGVGERPVVWITHSMGGLIVKDMLINDAGQQGNSSTKLEDHAESLRAPSNFDAKMNLSSHTLGIVFFSVPHYGSPLASSVTSGILRHILKPSSEIFDMREESPVLQELHQSFLRMVETQGIAVLTLNESHPVHHKATGLNLLFVPPEYGTSGVGEFYEADACHVDICKPLNRHAESYQKVLAFLRDIVSRV
- the LOC119574198 gene encoding protein SERAC1-like isoform X1, with protein sequence MTVSLSTAVSKFGMAATMILGAVIGNQVRKKQKESTPNVMEASQSHLFKEKSLIKNGETKQGEATILDIHERLQDLAHSCMPSCPTTSFYLERGKKICQQFLQANGFLKDNSELWMNEWMERTDWADGDEYWTKMPPLRPLAQPSYTSTLLAGLMALWYLSCSKDFCKGNFSTDVTLMTTLKKVMDEQNSPAAPLVLRIIANIIVVTDDPQPLYQTGLVDVLTSSREHSASDVFLPAWRGLHNLKPEKSKVTGKNIIYEEGVYPYIMPDVMQSENAEIDIILVHGIQGGAELTWRQHDQERKKPLLTQEQRQKILSGQFESDIDNFYTSCWPLDWLVPSIDVPVRVLAVDYEANWWHWGSSCPEEALGTVASHSRKIAKSLEAAGVGERPVVWITHSMGGLIVKDMLINDAGQQGNSSTKLEDHAESLRAPSNFDAKMNLSSHTLGIVFFSVPHYGSPLASSVTSGILRHILKPSSEIFDMREESPVLQELHQSFLRMVETQGIAVLTLNESHPVHHKATGLNLLFVPPEYGTSGVGEFYEADACHVDICKPLNRHAESYQKVLAFLRDIVSRV
- the LOC119574198 gene encoding protein SERAC1-like isoform X2 — its product is MTVSLSTAVSKFGMAATMILGAVIGNQVRKKQKESTPNVMEASQSHLFKEKSLIKNGETKGEATILDIHERLQDLAHSCMPSCPTTSFYLERGKKICQQFLQANGFLKDNSELWMNEWMERTDWADGDEYWTKMPPLRPLAQPSYTSTLLAGLMALWYLSCSKDFCKGNFSTDVTLMTTLKKVMDEQNSPAAPLVLRIIANIIVVTDDPQPLYQTGLVDVLTSSREHSASDVFLPAWRGLHNLKPEKSKVTGKNIIYEEGVYPYIMPDVMQSENAEIDIILVHGIQGGAELTWRQHDQERKKPLLTQEQRQKILSGQFESDIDNFYTSCWPLDWLVPSIDVPVRVLAVDYEANWWHWGSSCPEEALGTVASHSRKIAKSLEAAGVGERPVVWITHSMGGLIVKDMLINDAGQQGNSSTKLEDHAESLRAPSNFDAKMNLSSHTLGIVFFSVPHYGSPLASSVTSGILRHILKPSSEIFDMREESPVLQELHQSFLRMVETQGIAVLTLNESHPVHHKATGLNLLFVPPEYGTSGVGEFYEADACHVDICKPLNRHAESYQKVLAFLRDIVSRV